A single region of the Podospora pseudopauciseta strain CBS 411.78 chromosome 1, whole genome shotgun sequence genome encodes:
- the SUR1 gene encoding zinc-finger protein (COG:S; EggNog:ENOG503NUXF) yields MDGSFGQPQRFPGYGDGFHRHSQSSGDQQLSNLDFSAMAQSQLSHQTMAHMGTDPSRMNTGSVAYESHDDLCVDACMGVGLYNGFQQFNHRGAPASLAPQTRWQNNQYQMDLSTMPLQQHQFHTDLGLSNPYQQCFDHHMSSTMASHCEEEDCHSMSASGCCDSECTMTGKCTGEECETEEDACTDQNCPSRPVVHVPEEVRDGAAALISINHAPGLSSPQHSFDFQQQSINNLGCGLAQPSQNNFLLSPPWNAVGSVANHLLIAHDDSNLQPCTTPCPLGDPSIYTQCHMPVFNNTDAFNQFNLQQMNQLNQINQRNQLNQMLQECGAQYHDPEAYAAHFFSHHKVQFANMPPPPSTRPGQMRGFQNRNIISSRETMSPPEPALDTSDTTASLGTPSPLTPTSTNVAMTDVKHSRSLSIVTSTDDDDNVKMETEEHRCLWREEGASEICGFVFDDAEALFRHASNCHIKHAQKRPGDQGFRCGWDDCPRSAPGASGFPQRSKIERHMQTHIGHKPHICPVCQKGFSAKQALTQHLFIHSNEKPLSCNLCSKTFRYPSALTMHQRVHSGAKPLTCPVCGKGFSESSNLSKHKRTHEVKGRFNCLVEGCDRNFHRQDQLRRHMKTHNLGRGDSGGEERGDMRSSEAPEMEGSQGEET; encoded by the exons ATGGACGGCTCCTTCGGGCAACCTCAACGCTTTCCCGGATACGGCGATGGCTTCCACCGGCACTCGCAGAGCAGCGGCGACCAACAACTGAGCAATCTCGATTTCTCTGCCATGGCCCAGAGCCAGCTTTCACACCAGACCATGGCGCATATGGGCACCGATCCATCGCGGATGAACACGGGCAGCGTGGCCTACGAGTCGCACGACGATCTCTGCGTAGACGCCTGCATGGGCGTCGGCCTCTACAATGGCTTCCAACAGTTCAACCATCGCGGGGCTCCAGCTTCTCTGGCGCCGCAGACGCGATGGCAAAACAACCAATATCAAATGGACCTCAGCACCATGcccctccagcagcaccagtTCCATACCGATCTTGGCCTGTCGAACCCGTACCAGCAGTGTTTTGACCACCACATGTCTTCCACCATGGCCTCGCActgcgaggaggaggattgcCACTCAATGAGCGCCAGCGGGTGCTGTGACAGCGAGTGTACCATGACGGGCAAGTGCACCGGGGAAGAATGTGAAACCGAAGAGGACGCTTGTACAGACCAGAACTGCCCCTCGCGGCCTGTTGTTCATGTACCGGAGGAGGTTCGTGATGGGGCTGCTGCCCTCATCTCGATCAACCACGCGCCTGGTCTGTCCTCGCCGCAGCACAGTTTTGATTTCCAACAACAAT CAATAAATAACCTAGGCTGCGGTTTGGCCCAGCCCTCTCAAAACAACTTTTTACTATCGCCTCCCTGGAACGCGGTGGGCAGCGTTGCAAACCACTTGCTAATTGCTCACGACGATTCAAACTTGCAGCCTTGCACCACACCATGTCCACTGGGGGATCCTTCCATCTATACCCAATGTCACATGCCCGTCTTCAACAATACCGATGCTTTCAACCAGTTCAACCTCCAGCAGATGAACCAGTTGAACCAAATAAACCAAAGGAATCAGCTCAACCAGATGTTACAAGAGTGTGGAGCCCAGTACCACGACCCGGAAGCTTATGCGGCCCATTTCTTCTCTCATCACAAAGTCCAATTCGCGAAcatgccgccgccaccaagtACAAGGCCTGGACAAATGAGGGGCTTTCAGAACCGTAACATCATTTCATCGAGGGAAACAATGTCACCCCCAGAACCAGCCCTGGACACCTCTGACACCACAGCCTCACTCGGGACTCCCTCACCATTAACCCCTACGTCGACTAATGTTGCAATGACCGACGTCAAGCACAGTCGAAGCCTCTCCATAGTCACGTCaacagacgacgacgacaatgTCAAGATGGAAACAGAAGAACACCGCTGTCTCTGGCGGGAAGAAGGAGCTTCTGAAATCTGCGGGTTTGTTTTCGACGACGCCGAGGCGTTGTTCAGACACGCATCCAACTGCCACATCAAACATGCGCAAAAGCGTCCAGGGGATCAGGGGTTCAGATGTGGGTGGGATGACTGCCCGCGGAGTGCTCCGGGTGCGAGTGGTTTTCCGCAGAGGAGTAAAATCGAAAGACATATGCAGACACATATAGGGC ACAAACCACACATCTGCCCCGTCTGCCAAAAGGGCTTCTCGGCAAAACAAGCCCTGACTCAACACCTGTTTATTCACAGCAACGAAAAGCCTCTTTCTTGCAACCTATGCAGCAAAACGTTTCGTTACCCTTCTGCTCTCA CAATGCACCAAAGAGTCCACAGCGGCGCTAAGCCCCTCACCTGCCCTGTTTGTGGTAAAGGGTTCAGCGAGTCGAGCAACCTGTCGAAACACAAGCGGACGCACGAGGTGAAAGGGAGGTTTAACtgcttggtggaggggtgtgACAGGAACTTCCACAGGCAGGACCAGCTGAGGAGGCATATGAAGACGCATAATCTAGGGAGGGGGGACagtgggggggaggagaggggggatatGAGGTCTAGTGAGGCTCctgagatggaggggagtcagggggaggagacgtGA
- a CDS encoding hypothetical protein (COG:O; EggNog:ENOG503NWHP; MEROPS:MER0004247) has protein sequence MRLSFRAPLPSRGLLRLTSSAPTARPSLGHPSTDLKSTRSLLPLQPRRLFNMNSQELTQYYADAPPAVVRLEIEKHFNVLDDKAKRYAHFISRASLAGNRIVLRQVSPESESIYDFIIALHRAAGGDWKGHAKKVGVDEAGLSAFLQYAAQFLGNSGNYKSFGDSKFIPRCDESVFTALASAAPEAEKHLKATDGAIFSADKPGLLHLGFTDEGHLTTYYPDSPSIIKDEIDAVAKWMQVKGLLPENTRLRKTEDGVFELLIASAITSLPADGGDAGKEAEFVISEGPLEGKTIKLVYGDYSKEMAEITKNIKKAAENAENETQVKMHTAYAKSFEEGSLLAFKDSQRYWVKDQGPMVESNIGFIETYRDPAGIRGEWEGFAAVVNQDRTRAFGELVRSAPSLIPLLPWGKDFEKDKFLSPDFTSLEVLTFCGSGIPAGINIPNYDDIRQLEGFKNVSLGNVLSAKAPDEKIPFIAESDIEVYKKYRDASFEVQVGLHELTGHGCGKLLQETAPGVYNFDVKNPPVSPVTGKPITTWYKPGQTWGSVFGGLAGAYEECRAELVAMHLSCEFSALKIFGFGDGSTDIDGEAGDVLYASYLSMARAGLTSIEFWDPKSQKWGQPHCQARFAILKSFLEAEDDFCKLEYKNEDLSDLTIRLDRSKILTSGRKAVGDFLQKLHIYKSTADVETGSKFFAEISNVGLEYWGTKVRNVVLKNKQPRKVFVQANTYLDEKTGQVTIKHYEPTLEGVIESWADREE, from the exons ATGCGTCTTTCCTTTCGAGCCCCTCTCCCGTCAAGAGGTTTGTTGAGGCTCACTTCTTCGGCACCAACTGCCCGGCCATCACTCGGTCATCCATCAACAGACCTCAAATCCACCAGATCTCTATTACCGCTGCAGCCGCGCCGTCTATTCAACATGAACTCCCAGGAGCTTACCCAATACTACGCCGATGCCCCGCCTGCTGTCGTCAGGCTCGAAATCGAGAAGCACTTCAACGTCTTGGATGATAAGGCAAAACGTTATGCCCACTTTATCAGCCG AGCATCCCTTGCGGGTAACCGCATAGTCCTGAGGCAGGTCTCACCCGAGTCCGAGTCCATCTATGATTTTATCATTGCTCTTCACAGGgccgccggtggtgattggAAGGGTCATGCCAAGAAAGTTGGTGTTGACGAGGCCGGTCTTTCAGCTTTCCTCCAATATGCTGCTCAGTTCCTCGGCAACAGTGGCAACTACAAGAGCTTTGGCGACTCCAAGTTCATTCCAAGGTGTGATGAGTCCGTCTTCACTGCTCTTGCCTCTGCCGCGCCCGAGGCGGAGAAGCACTTGAAGGCTACGGATGGCGCCATCTTCTCAGCCGACAAGCCTGGCCTGCTTCACCTCGGTTTCACGGACGAGGGTCACTTGACCACGTACTACCCGGACTCTCCTAGCATCATCAAGGATGAGATTGATGCTGTGGCCAAGTGGATGCAGGTCAAGGGATTGCTCCCAGAGAATACCAGACTCCGCAAGACTGAGGATGGTGTCTTTGAGCTGCTCATTGCATCCGCTATCACCAGCCTTCCTGCCGATGGTGGCGATGCCgggaaggaggccgagttTGTGATCAGCGAGGGGCCTCTTGAGGGCAAGACCATCAAGCTGGTCTATGGTGACTACTCCAAGGAGATGGCTGAGATCACCAAGAacatcaagaaggcggctGAGAATGCCGAGAACGAGACCCAGGTCAAAATGCACACTGCGTATGCCAAGTCCTTTGAAGAGGGCTCTCTTTTGGCGTTCAAGGACTCTCAGAGATATTGGGTGAAGGATCAAGGGCCGATGGTCGAGTCCAACATTGGCTTCATCGAGACCTACCGGGACCCTGCCGGTATTCGTGGCGAGTGGGAGGGCTTTGCTGCCGTTGTTAACCAGGACAGAACTCGGGCCTTTGGCGAGCTCGTCAGATCCGCCCCATCACTTATCCCTCTCCTGCCATGGGGCAAGGATTTTGAGAAGGACAAGTTCTTGTCCCCAGACTTCACGTCGCTTGAGGTGTTGACGTTTTGCGGGTCCGGCATCCCGGCCGGTATCAACATACCCAATTACGACGACATCCGACAACTTGAGGGCTTCAAGAATGTGTCTCTCGGCAATGTACTCAGCGCCAAGGCCCCAGATGAGAAGATCCCCTTCATTGCGGAGAGTGATATTGAGGTGTATAAAAAGTACAGAGATGCTTCTTTCGAGGTCCAGGTCGGTCTGCACGAATTGACTGGACACGGTTGCGGCAAGCTTCTGCAGGAGACCGCCCCCGGCGTTTACAACTTCGATGTCAAGAACCCACCTGTGAGCCCAGTCACCGGCAAGCCTATCACCACATGGTATAAGCCGGGCCAGACCTGGGGTTCCGTCTTTGGTGGTCTTGCTGGTGCTTATGAGGAGTGCCGTGCTGAGCTTGTGGCTATGCATCTCAG CTGTGAATTCTCCGCCCTCAAGatcttcggcttcggcgaCGGCTCCACGGACATTGACGGCGAGGCTGGGGATGTTCTGTATGCCTCGTACCTCAGCATGGCTCGTGCTGGTTTGACATCCATAGAGTTCTGGGACCCCAAGTCTCAAAAGTGGGGGCAGCCTCACTGCCAGGCTCGTTTTGCCATTCTCAAG TCTTTCCTCGAGGCTGAGGATGATTTCTGCAAGCTGGAGTACAAGAATGAGGATCTCTCTGACCTCACCATTCGCCTTGATCGCTCCAAGATTTTGACCAGTGGTAGAAAGG CCGTTGGTGACTTCCTTCAGAAGCTCCACATTTACAAGTCCACCGCTGATGTCGAGACCGGTTCCAAGTTCTTTGCTGAGATAAGCAACGTTGGTCTTGAATACTGGGGCACCAAGGTCCGGAATGTGGTTCTTAAGAACAAGCAGCCGAGGAAGGTCTTTGTCCAGGCCAACACTTACCTGGATGAGAAGACCGGTCAGGTCACGATCAAGCACTATGAGCCAACGCTGGAGGGTGTGATCGAGAGCTGGGCTGACAGGGAGGAGTGA
- the PRP5 gene encoding pre-mRNA processing RNA-helicase (COG:A; EggNog:ENOG503NV3J) produces MARPRDSRSPSPAGSHAARKRKEDDRRDRDRRDGSRDRRRRSRSPDRRYRDRERDRDRDRDSYRWRDRSLDRRDDDYYRGARRDGAGGGHRDRRRSRDRGPDRVRSPDRRRPRSRDGRDSREGDRDYRSRKDDSRDRRPRRDGSTDRVDGTRPRGQPKPAESAAPIKPSEPAKSTPTPAQSEAEKKAERLRKLQAMKEKHAMKEAKEADVSAGSTRKLLAAMDQRAGGTVPSSPAKASPTPTSPAPTTAAASPASTQDFVGKFDPKAIARNARGNRASSPTKLGDVKLGDVKLSSQGGSAIVAKKEAGLLPTNRTLSTFGFQKAADNQKSTSKRKLDMDDEEIIKRKLVKLPDFALENADTTPYVDADADDDVEDDLDLVLGRNEEEMAEAQRILQERRDERIQKEGMAMEVDSEIPAAEREDPIPADNAMDVDEEIDPLDAFMADLEQKVPSSGISSKPNGNQANGKKAFEPEAYYSDDNYGYEADKADPSSILAMAAKKRKKDIPVIDYSKLELNKIRKNFWVEPLELSQMTEEEANELRLELDGIKVSGKNIPRPVQKWSQCGLTRPILDTIEGLGYEKPTPIQMQALPVIMSGRDVIGVAKTGSGKTMAFALPMLRHIKDQDPVSGDDGPIALIMTPTRELCTQIYTDLLPFTKVLKLRAVAAYGGNAIKDQIAELKRGAEIIVATPGRMIDLLAANSGRVTNLKRATYLVLDEADRMFDMGFEPQVMKIFNNVRPDRQTILFSATMPRIIDALTKKVLRDPVEITVGGRSVVAPEITQVVEIIDESKKFVRLLELLGELYADDDDVRALIFVERQEKADDLLRELLRRGYGCMSIHGGKDQEDRNSTISDFKKGVCPILIATSVAARGLDVKQLKLVINYDVPNHLEDYVHRAGRTGRAGNTGTAVTFITEEQENCAPGVAKALEQSGQPVPERLNEMRKSWKEKVKAGKAKDASGFGGKGLERLDKEREAARLRERKTHKAEGEDEEDKGDDKDEETKKDKAKEAIQAAVSAIVSRDASKTEAAEGKTSGGLEHGVIKSSGVIAGSSSAGAGKGGGALDKAASAISEINARLARAGQLRPGQPIDNKGPDAGAFHATLEINDFPQKARWAVTNRTNVAKILEATGTSITTKGTYYPPGKEPGPGQEAKLYILIEGDTEVVVGNALSELTRLLREGTIAAADAESRAPASGRYTIT; encoded by the exons ATGGCTCGGCCCAGAGACTCGCGCTCACCATCTCCTGCAGGAAGTCATGCTGCGCGAAAGCGGAAAGAGGATGATCGACGCGACCGCGACCGTCGTGATGGCTCGCGTgatcgccgccgccgctcccGTAGCCCAGAT CGCCGATACCGTGACCGCGAGCGGGACCGAGATAGAGATCGCGACTCATATCGCTGGAGAGACCGCTCCCTAGACCGCCGAGATGACGATTATTACCGAGGTGCACGTCGGGATGGTGCGGGTGGTGGCCACCGTGATAGGAGACGGTCACGCGATAGAGGACCTGATAGGGTGCGCTCCCCAGACCGTCGAAGACCTCGCAGCAGGGATGGTAGGGATAGTAGAGAAGGGGACAGAGACTACCGTTCTAGGAAGGATGACTCCCGCGACCGCAGGCCCCGCCGGGATGGCTCAACAGACCGGGTGGATGGCACTCGACCCCGGGGTCAACCCAAGCCAGCAGAGAGTGCTGCACCAATCAAGCCCAGCGAG CCAGCTAAGTCTacaccaaccccagctcAGTCGGAAGCTGAAAAGAAGGCTGAACGGTTGCGCAAACTTCAAGCCATGAAGGAGAAGCACGCCATGAAGGAAGCTAAGGAGGCCGATGTTTCAGCCGGGAGCACCAGGAAACTACTTGCAGCTATGGACCAGAGAGCCGGCGGCACCGTCCCCAGCAGCCCTGCGAAGGCCTCGCCCACTCCCACCAGCCCTGCCCCCACCACTGCAGCTGCATCTCCGGCGTCAACTCAGGATTTTGTCGGCAAATTCGACCCCAAGGCCATTGCCAGGAACGCCAGGGGCAACCGCGCCAGCTCACCAACCAAGCTGGGCGATGTCAAACTTGGTGATGTAAAACTGAGCAGCCAGGGAGGGTCGGCCATAGTAGCCAAAAAGGAAGCCGGGCTTCTTCCCACCAACAGAACACTGAGTACGTTCGGATTTCAGAAGGCTGCTGACAACCAAAAGTCAACCTCAAAGCGCAAGCTCGACATGGACGATGAGGAGATTATCAAGCGCAAACTTGTCAAGCTCCCCGACTTCGCTTTAGAAAATGCTGACACTACACCATATGTCGATGCTGATGCCGATGACGATGTCGAGGACGACTTGGATCTTGTCTTGGGTCGCAACGAGGAGGAAATGGCCGAAGCACAGCGAATCCTCCAAGAACGGCGCGATGAACGCATCCAGAAAGAGGGCATGGCTATGGAGGTAGACTCCGAGATCCCCGCTGCCGAGAGGGAAGACCCAATACCAGCTGACAACGCCATGGATGTTGACGAAGAGATTGATCCCCTGGATGCCTTTATGGCTGATCTGGAACAGAAAGTTCCAAGCAGCGGCATATCGTCAAAACCAAATGGCAACCAAGCGAACGGCAAGAAGGCGTTTGAGCCTGAGGCGTACTACAGTGATGACAATTACGGTTACGAGGCAGACAAGGCCGACCCGTCATCTATTCTCGCCATGGCTgccaagaaaagaaagaaggacATTCCCGTTATTGACTATAGCAAGCTTGAGCTCAACAAAATCCGGAAGAACTTTTGGGTTGAGCCGCTCGAGCTCAGTCAAATGACAGAGGAAGAAGCAAACGAGCTTAGATTGGAATTGGACGGCATCAAAGTCTCTGGCAAGAATATCCCGAGACCTGTGCAAAAGTGGTCTCAGTGTGGCCTAACGCGACCCATCCTGGACACCATCGAAGGCCTCGGCTATGAGAAGCCTACACCAATCCAGATGCAAGCCTTGCCCGTCATCATGTCTGGCCGAGATGTAATCGGTGTGGCAAAGACGGGCTCAGGCAAGACTATGGCGTTTGCGCTCCCAATGCTTCGTCACATCAAGGATCAAGACCCAGTGAGCGGCGACGATGGCCCAATCGCCCTGATCATGACACCCACAAGAGAACTGTGCACCCAAATTTACACCGACCTGCTGCCGTTTACCAAGGTTTTGAAGCTTCGTGCAGTTGCTGCCTATGGTGGCAATGCTATCAAGGACCAGATCGCCGAGCTCAAGCGTGGCGCCGAGATCATTGTCGCTACACCCGGACGTATGATTGATCTCTTGGCCGCCAATTCTGGACGTGTAACCAACCTGAAGCGTGCCACGTATTTGGTGCTGGATGAAGCAGATCGCATGTTTGACATGGGCTTTGAGCCGCAGGTCATGAAGATTTTCAATAATGTCAGGCCGGATAGGCAGACCATCTTGTTTTCAGCCACCATGCCTCGCATCATTGACGCTCTGACGAAAAAGGTTCTTCGGGACCCGGTAGAAATCACGGTGGGAGGACGCAGTGTCGTGGCGCCCGAGATCACTCAGGTCGTGGAGATCATTGACGAGTCCAAGAAGTTTGTCCGCCTATTGGAGCTTCTCGGAGAGCTGTAtgccgacgatgatgacgttCGCGCCCTGATCTTTGTGGAGCGTCAAGAGAAGGCGGACGATCTGTTGCGAGAGCTCCTGCGCCGCGGTTACGGCTGCATGTCCATCCACGGCGGCAAAGATCAGGAAGATCGCAACTCTACCATCTCTGATTTCAAGAAGGGTGTCTGCCCTATCCTCATCGCCACCTCAGTTGCGGCCCGCGGTCTGGATGTGAAGCAGCTGAAGCTGGTCATCAACTACGATGTCCCCAACCATTTGGAAGATTATGTCCACCGTGCCGGCCGAACTGGTCGGGCAGGCAACACCGGTACAGCTGTCACTTTTATCACCGAAGAGCAAGAGAACTGTGCTCCTGGTGTGGCCAAGGCTCTCGAGCAGAGTGGGCAGCCTGTCCCGGAACGGCTCAATGAGATGCGCAAGTCCTGGAAAGAGAAAGTCAAGGCTGGCAAAGCCAAAGACGCCAGTGGATTTGGTGGCAAAGGTTTGGAGAGGCTGGACAAGGAGCGTGAAGCTGCTCGTCTTCGCGAGCGCAAAACCCATAAGGCCGAaggcgaggatgaagaagacaaGGGTGATGACAAGGACGAAGAGaccaagaaggacaaggcgAAGGAAGCCATCCAGGCTGCTGTCAGCGCCATTGTTTCTCGGGATGCCTCCAAgacggaggcggcggagggcAAGACTAGCGGTGGGCTTGAGCACGGTGTCATCAAGAGCAGCGGCGTCAttgccggcagcagcagtgctGGCGCGGGCAAGGGTGGGGGTGCTTTGGATAAGGCTGCCTCAGCCATCAGCGAAATCAACGCCCGGTTGGCGAGAGCTGGCCAGCTTAGACCAGGCCAGCCGATTGACAATAAGGGTCCGGATGCGGGTGCTTTTCATGCCACATTGGAGATCAACGACTTCCCTCAAAAGGCCAGGTGGGCGGTCACCAACCGCACGAACGTGGCCAAAATCTTGGAGGCTACTGGGACGTCGATCACCACAAAGGGTACTTACTATCCTCCCGGGAAGGAGCCCGGGCCGGGCCAGGAGGCGAAGTTGTATATTCTTATTGAGGGTGATaccgaggtggtggtgggcaacGCGCTTTCGGAGCTTACtcggttgttgagggagggcACGATTGCGGCGGCGGATGCGGAGAGCAGGGCGCCTGCTAGTGGGAGGTATACCATCACATAA
- a CDS encoding hypothetical protein (EggNog:ENOG503P7XZ), giving the protein MLISLRPAVFGFHPPRPRLSSTVHLQDRLDTHFARYHPFDEQFVLLDPPSGTSRRRMKEGHMVRPETEILVHIAAPARAADDVRHRALARAYLDFEPSNVTEVQPRVRGEVEGDTQLSRKEFVGYGIHQAPPSSQLNRGIESPILSFKSAEHNFDSPGLRAVPVAEHGISATQSSWQAPPSEIPDSMPNSHPPFEIFCTPSRALDFFTSSLDSQHVDSSPLARRRSQRLATASESGSHLCSQPRRSPRRPNIRQAPGAPETGSLQPSSVPEPSLPRLRIPSIPPQSSSYLGLTRDPINNRQLRARPHSSLNRELHLPSPSDPANKIIPQSPDICVQKRPPPQPSQLSTSDIIEETVLYSSNPSQTSVPCSQEPPALARANSEPIAKRRRTAADPQPGQPLTRSTSDIGPRRQPLVQLISNKPTAYYKSKLQIYAPSPPAAQTDLRPEEVISPVLAKLATELDLSVRFRPQSQTRELRPFERGYWLVETASWPADLKLSAWMFLTDYIEKGIAGWGTSCSRDQDFRWLRLRCWGCVVGHMHLLLYVASRRLVKDMGMKWFGGDGEAVVVMAPR; this is encoded by the coding sequence ATGCTCATTTCTTTGCGACCTGCGGTCTTTGGctttcatcctcctcgaccgcGCCTTTCATCAACAGTTCACCTTCAAGATAGACTTGATACCCACTTTGCTCGTTATCACCCCTTTGATGAGCAATTCGTACTCCTCGATCCACCATCAGGGACATCGCGACGGAGAATGAAGGAGGGTCACATGGTGAGGCCTGAGACCGAAATCCTGGTGCACATCGCTGCACCTGCCAGAGCCGCCGACGATGTGAGACACCGAGCGTTGGCGAGGGCATATCTTGACTTTGAACCTTCGAATGTCACAGAAGTCCAGCCCCGTGTCCGGGGCGAGGTGGAAGGAGACACACAGCTAAGCCGGAAAGAATTTGTTGGATACGGAATTCATCAAgcgccgccatcctcacaACTGAATCGTGGGATTGAATCGCCAATCCTGTCTTTTAAGAGCGCTGAGCATAATTTCGACTCTCCTGGGCTACGAGCTGTTCCAGTAGCAGAACATGGTATCAGCGCGACACAGTCGTCATGGCAAGCACCGCCCAGCGAGATCCCAGACTCGATGCCGAACAGCCACCCGCCGTTTGAGATTTTTTGCACACCATCAAGGGCTTTGGACTTCTTCACATCATCACTAGATAGCCAGCACGTAGACTCATCACCTCTTGCTCGTCGGAGATCTCAAAGGCTGGCCACGGCTTCTGAATCTGGAAGCCACCTGTGCTCGCAGCCTCGAAGGAGCCCTCGCCGACCTAACATTCGTCAAGCGCCCGGAGCACCAGAGACAGGTTCACTTCAGCCAAGCAGCGTGCCGGAACCAAGCCTACCTCGACTAAGAATCCCGTCAATTCCTCCACAGTCAAGCTCTTATCTGGGCCTAACCCGAGATCCAATCAACAACAGGCAACTCCGAGCACGACCGCACAGCTCACTCAACAGGGAGCTCCATCTGCCGTCACCTTCCGATCCTGCAAATAAAATTATCCCCCAGTCTCCAGACATCTGTGTTCAAAAGCGCCCGCCCCCACAACCATCACAGCTGTCCACAAGCGATATCATTGAGGAGACGGTACTGTACTCTTCGAACCCTAGCCAAACATCAGTCCCTTGTTCCCAAGAACCGCCGGCCCTCGCTCGAGCAAACTCAGAGCCCATCGCAAAACGCAGACGGACAGCCGCCGACCCTCAGCCTGGCCAACCTCTAACCAGAAGCACCAGCGACATTGGTCCTCGTCGCCAACCACTCGTCCAACTCATCTCGAATAAGCCGACTGCTTATTACAAGTCCAAGCTACAGATATACGCCCCTTCACCCCCAGCAGCGCAGACAGATCTCAGACCTGAGGAGGTTATCAGTCCGGTGTTGGCAAAACTAGCTACGGAGCTGGATCTCTCTGTTCGGTTTAGGCCACAGTCGCAAACTAGGGAGTTGCGCCCCTTTGAGCGAGGATACTGGTTGGTAGAGACCGCCTCGTGGCCAGCAGACTTGAAGTTGTCGGCTTGGATGTTTCTGACTGACTACATTGAGAAGGGGATCGCGGGTTGGGGCACAAGCTGCTCTCGAGACCAAGATTTTAGGTGGCTGAGGCTcaggtgttgggggtgcGTGGTTGGACACATGCATCTCCTTCTCTATGTAGCCAGCAGAAGACTAGTGAAAGATATGGGCATGAAGTGGTTtggaggggacggggaggcgGTAGTGGTGATGGCACCTCGATAA
- a CDS encoding hypothetical protein (EggNog:ENOG503P4U3; COG:K) codes for MLSSTGLAAARRVRVIGMRSVFSSIARISTCSAACPKVPASVRIAAVFNRGFAAAASRSATKTATATDTRKTTTTKKPAAKKTTAARQKKKAASTKKPTAKKAAPKKKAVPKKTGRPKKIVKEVPENVKLFRKVKELKAKALLNEQPRGLPARSWLVFVQKNGGVPKGQTATEFMSAMKKQFAALSSVEKQALQDEARANKVRNDAALINWITTYPVETIEAANLARSHLKRLGKTAKLSLPDPRRPKGLLSPYIIFTTQRMKSGDLDNIPPTARVAAIGSEWRALSETERQPFYEAAEKDKERYKVERASLSPSP; via the exons ATGCTCTCCTCTACTGGGCTCGCGGCTGCCCGCCGGGTCCGCGTCATCGGCATGCGCTCAGTTTTCTCGAGCATTGCCCGTATCTCGACCTGCAGCGCAGCCTGCCCCAAGGTCCCCGCGAGCGTTCGCATTGCCGCCGTTTTCAATCGAGGATTTGCCGCCGCTGCCTCCCGCTCAGCTACCAAAacagccacagccacagACACCAGGAAGACTACTACTACCAAGAAGCCGGCCGCTAAGAAGACCACTGCTGcaaggcagaagaagaaggctgcatCGACGAAGAAACCCACagccaagaaggctgcccccaagaagaaggctgtcCCCAAGAAGACAGGGCGCCCTAAGAAGATTGTCAAGGAAGTCCCAGAAAATGTGAAGCTTTTCCGGAAGGTCAAGGAGCTGAAAGCCAAGGCCCTTCTCAACGAGCAGCCACGCGGACTCCCAGCAAGGTCGTGGTTGGTTTTCGTGCAGAAAAACGGTGGTGTACCAAAAGGTCAGACCGCTACGGAGTTCATGTCGGCTATGAAGAAGCAGTTTGCGGCTCTCTCGTCTGTGGAGAAGCAGGCTCTTCAGGACGAAGCTCGTGCGAACAAGGTGAGGAACGATGCGGCCCTGATCAACTGGATCACTACGTATCCAGTTGAGACCATCGAGGCTGCAAACTTGGCTCGGAGCCATCTCAAGAGGCTCGGCAAAACAGCCAAGCTCTCCCTTCCTGACCCCCGCAGACCCAAGGGTCTTCTAAGTCCCTACATCATCTTCACGACTCAGCGAATGAAGTCTGGGGACCTTGATAACATTCCCCCTACGGCTAGAGTGGCTGCCATTGGCAGTGAGTGGAGGGCGTTGAGTGAGACTGAACGCCAG CCTTTCTACGAAGCCGCtgagaaggacaaggagcgTTACAAGGTTGAGAGAGCGTCTctttctccttccccttaA
- a CDS encoding hypothetical protein (EggNog:ENOG503P5KY), whose product MGNLCGKPSSDAFSSPGRRLDSAPPPGKPSSASVPQSVSAAKTSKAPPKVGGPSRTLGGGGDPSSSQDDARRKAAEAAEARLQQSKKGGKLQAQLDKDKAKTRVDTLKDASEIERRHRDADSNAEILRNS is encoded by the exons ATGGGCAACCTCTGCGGCAAACCCTCCTCGGACgctttctcctcccccggccgCCGGCTGGActccgcccctccccccggtaaaccctcctccgcctccgtccCTCAGTCAGTCTCCGCCGCCAAAACCTCCAAAGCCCCCCCGAAAGTCGGTGGTCCTTCCCGGACcctgggcggcggcggtgatcCCTCTTCATCTCAAGATGACGCGAGGAGAAAAGCTGCAGAGGCAGCAGAA GCCCGTCTCCAGCAATCCAAAAAGGGCGGCAAGCTACAGGCCCAACTGGATAAAGACAAGGCCAAGACCAGAGTCGATACCCTCAAGGACGCGAGTGAAATTGAGAGGCGGCATCGGGATGCGGACAGCAATGCTGAGATTTTGCGGAATTCCTAG